A stretch of Bradyrhizobium sp. AZCC 2262 DNA encodes these proteins:
- a CDS encoding GNAT family N-acetyltransferase: MPKISVERTIGKTKKAVLGGLIGYNTEKMGKQKYKRFAISLREGDKIVGGIVGEVWTTVLFIQLFWMEQKLRGKDYGTRLIKAIEDEARRFGATRSYLDTMSFQAPGFYRGCGYEEFGSIEGYPGGVTRHWFTKAL, from the coding sequence ATGCCGAAAATTTCCGTCGAGCGCACCATTGGAAAGACCAAGAAGGCGGTGCTCGGCGGATTGATCGGTTACAACACCGAAAAGATGGGGAAGCAGAAATACAAGCGCTTCGCCATCTCACTGCGCGAGGGCGACAAGATCGTCGGCGGAATTGTCGGCGAAGTCTGGACCACGGTTCTGTTTATCCAGCTTTTCTGGATGGAGCAGAAGCTTCGCGGCAAGGACTACGGAACGAGACTGATAAAGGCGATTGAGGACGAAGCGAGACGGTTTGGAGCCACGCGGTCCTATCTCGACACGATGAGTTTTCAGGCGCCGGGTTTCTACCGCGGTTGCGGTTATGAGGAATTCGGTTCGATCGAAGGCTATCCCGGCGGCGTCACGCGGCACTGGTTTACGAAAGCGCTATGA
- the cobT gene encoding cobaltochelatase subunit CobT, giving the protein MSTSNSKFRTGSKEAPTEPFKRAVTSCLRAIAKAPELEVTFAAERPGLAPGKARLPEPARKMTKRDAAIVRGHADSIALKLACHDPKVHRKLMPGNPQARGVFEAVEQARVEAIGSRRMAGVAKNLTAMLDDHFHRGKYDEITDRADAPLSDALAMLVRERLTGMAPPAAAKKMVDLWRPVLEDKIGTRLDKLSRVTEDQAKFGDLVHDLLSALDLGDERDADADDDENDENQDGENDQSGAEGSPDSDAAQEMSADQAQASTDEMSESAMESAQASTSDTFDDGELGDDETPGEATRPNTRGANEPRGPEYHAFAPKFDEVIAAEDLCDHDELERLRSYLDKQLAHLQGIVARLANRLQRRLMAQQNRAWEFDLEEGILDPARLSRVVTDPYHPLSFMHEKEATFRDTVVTLLLDNSGSMRGRPITVAATCADILARTLERCGVKVEILGFTTRAWKGGQSREAWLAAGKPANPGRLNDLRHIIYKSADAPWRRARKNLGLMMREGLLKENIDGEALDWAHKRLLGRAEQRKILMMISDGAPVDDSTLSVNPGNYLERHLRHIIEEIETRSPVELIAIGIGHDVTRYYRRAVTIVDAEELGGAITEKLAELFSETQGAAPTSGHHRPRRLHS; this is encoded by the coding sequence ATGAGCACATCCAACTCCAAATTCCGCACCGGATCCAAGGAAGCCCCGACCGAGCCGTTCAAGCGCGCGGTGACCTCGTGCCTGCGCGCGATCGCCAAGGCCCCGGAACTGGAAGTGACGTTCGCGGCCGAACGTCCCGGCCTCGCGCCGGGCAAGGCGCGGCTGCCGGAGCCCGCCCGCAAGATGACCAAGCGGGATGCCGCGATCGTGCGCGGCCACGCCGATTCGATCGCGCTCAAGCTCGCCTGTCACGATCCCAAGGTGCACCGCAAGCTGATGCCGGGCAATCCACAGGCGCGCGGCGTGTTCGAAGCGGTCGAGCAGGCCCGGGTCGAGGCCATCGGCTCGCGGCGGATGGCGGGTGTCGCGAAGAATCTCACCGCGATGCTCGACGATCATTTTCATCGCGGCAAGTATGACGAGATCACCGACCGTGCCGACGCGCCGCTGTCGGATGCGCTGGCGATGCTGGTGCGCGAGCGGTTGACTGGTATGGCGCCGCCTGCGGCCGCGAAGAAGATGGTCGATCTCTGGCGGCCGGTGCTCGAAGACAAGATCGGGACCCGGCTCGACAAGCTCAGCCGCGTCACCGAGGATCAGGCGAAGTTCGGCGATCTCGTGCATGACCTGCTGTCGGCGCTCGATCTCGGCGACGAGCGCGATGCGGACGCCGACGACGATGAGAACGACGAGAATCAGGACGGCGAGAACGATCAGTCCGGCGCCGAGGGCTCGCCCGATTCCGACGCCGCGCAGGAAATGAGCGCCGATCAGGCGCAGGCCTCCACCGACGAAATGTCGGAGAGCGCGATGGAGAGCGCGCAGGCCTCCACATCAGACACGTTCGACGACGGCGAACTCGGCGACGACGAGACGCCGGGCGAGGCGACGCGGCCGAACACGCGCGGCGCCAACGAGCCGCGCGGGCCGGAATATCATGCGTTCGCGCCGAAGTTCGACGAGGTGATCGCGGCGGAGGATCTCTGCGACCATGACGAGTTGGAACGGCTGCGCTCCTATCTCGACAAGCAACTCGCGCATCTGCAGGGCATCGTCGCGCGGCTCGCCAATCGGTTGCAGCGCCGCCTGATGGCGCAGCAGAACCGCGCCTGGGAGTTCGACCTCGAGGAAGGCATTCTCGATCCGGCGCGGCTGTCGCGCGTGGTCACCGATCCCTATCACCCGCTGTCCTTCATGCATGAGAAGGAAGCGACCTTCCGCGACACCGTGGTGACGCTGCTCTTGGACAATTCCGGCTCGATGCGCGGACGCCCGATTACGGTGGCGGCGACCTGTGCTGACATTCTTGCGCGCACGCTGGAGCGCTGCGGCGTCAAGGTCGAGATTCTGGGCTTCACGACGCGCGCCTGGAAGGGCGGGCAGTCGCGCGAGGCGTGGCTCGCTGCCGGCAAGCCGGCCAATCCCGGCCGGCTCAACGACCTCCGCCACATCATCTACAAATCCGCCGACGCCCCGTGGCGTCGTGCGCGGAAAAATCTCGGGCTGATGATGCGCGAGGGGCTGTTGAAGGAAAACATCGACGGCGAGGCGCTGGACTGGGCGCACAAGCGGCTGCTTGGCCGGGCCGAACAGCGCAAGATCCTGATGATGATTTCGGACGGCGCGCCGGTGGACGATTCCACGCTGTCGGTCAATCCCGGCAATTACCTCGAGCGGCATCTGCGCCACATCATCGAGGAGATTGAGACCCGCTCGCCGGTCGAACTGATCGCGATCGGCATCGGTCATGACGTCACGCGCTACTATCGCCGCGCGGTCACCATCGTCGATGCCGAGGAACTCGGCGGCGCCATCACCGAAAAACTCGCCGAACTGTTCAGCGAGACCCAAGGCGCCGCGCCCACTTCGGGCCACCACCGCCCGCGCCGTTTGCATTCGTGA
- a CDS encoding esterase-like activity of phytase family protein — translation MTGMPVIAAAQTAVQRPPKPAVPDEFSVTTPVSIEVNARPLPSFDTRDRSRVRFGELEYRSGLILTSRFRGFGGLSGLRLDAKGERFIAISDKGGWFTGRIVYKGREMTGLDDVEASPILGPDGKPITSRGWFDTEALALDGSLAYVGLERVNHVLRFDFAKGFTRALGEVVPLPPAARKLPYNKGIEALVVVPKSLPLAGTLIAISERGLDAQGNIIGFLIGGRSPGQFSIRRTDNFDISDAVLLPSGSLLLLERKFSWLGGVGIRIRRVALASLAPGAVIDGPSIFEADLGNEIDNMEGIDAHVTPEGDTVLTLVSDDNFSLIQRNLLLQFTLVE, via the coding sequence ATGACGGGTATGCCCGTCATCGCGGCTGCGCAGACGGCGGTTCAGCGGCCGCCGAAGCCGGCCGTTCCCGACGAATTCTCGGTCACGACGCCGGTCTCGATTGAGGTCAATGCCCGGCCGCTGCCCTCGTTCGATACCCGCGACCGGTCGCGTGTGCGGTTTGGCGAGCTCGAATATCGCAGCGGGCTCATCCTGACCTCGCGGTTTCGCGGCTTCGGCGGCTTGTCGGGCCTCCGCCTTGATGCAAAGGGCGAGCGCTTCATCGCGATCAGCGACAAGGGCGGCTGGTTCACCGGGCGCATCGTCTACAAGGGCCGCGAGATGACCGGGCTCGACGATGTCGAGGCCTCGCCGATACTCGGTCCCGACGGCAAGCCGATTACCTCGCGCGGCTGGTTCGACACCGAGGCGCTCGCGCTCGACGGCTCGCTGGCCTATGTCGGCCTCGAACGCGTCAACCACGTGCTGCGCTTCGATTTCGCCAAGGGGTTTACCCGCGCGCTCGGCGAAGTCGTGCCGCTGCCGCCGGCGGCGCGCAAGCTGCCCTACAACAAGGGCATCGAGGCGCTGGTGGTGGTGCCGAAGAGCCTGCCTTTGGCGGGAACGCTGATCGCGATCTCCGAACGCGGCCTCGATGCGCAGGGCAACATCATTGGCTTCCTGATCGGCGGCAGATCGCCCGGGCAGTTTTCGATCCGCCGCACCGACAATTTCGATATCAGCGATGCGGTGCTGCTGCCGTCCGGCAGCCTGTTGCTGCTGGAACGCAAATTCTCCTGGCTCGGCGGGGTCGGTATCCGCATCCGCCGCGTCGCGCTCGCCTCCCTGGCCCCCGGCGCTGTGATCGACGGGCCTTCGATCTTCGAGGCCGATCTCGGCAACGAGATCGACAACATGGAAGGCATCGACGCCCACGTCACACCGGAGGGCGATACGGTGCTGACGCTGGTCTCCGACGACAATTTTTCGCTGATCCAGCGCAATCTGCTGCTGCAATTCACGCTGGTGGAGTGA
- a CDS encoding Bug family tripartite tricarboxylate transporter substrate binding protein: protein MYKSLRVFCALSSLFAASTAHAENWPARLIKATIPFGAGSAADVVPRLVFERLGAELGQSIVVENRAGAGGALGSALVAKAEPDGYSILAQSSALAIAPAIFPSATFDATRDLASVLMIGSSANVMIVPNARPWKTIQDFIADAKAKPGSISFGSVGIGSAVHISTEKFRFAAGIEATHVPYRAGPEVIADIIGGRIDLYFCPLATALPLIRDGQVRALVVSTAKRVPDLPDVPTPLEIGLKDADSVIWFGVFVPAKTPRDIVEKLHAAGDKVLTDPAMQASLKKLGIEPMPMKPAEMDDLVKRETAANFELIKAAGIKP from the coding sequence ATGTACAAGTCCCTGCGCGTTTTCTGCGCCCTTTCCAGCCTTTTCGCGGCATCCACCGCGCATGCCGAAAACTGGCCGGCCCGCCTGATCAAGGCGACCATTCCGTTCGGCGCGGGCAGCGCGGCTGATGTCGTGCCGCGGCTGGTGTTCGAACGTCTGGGGGCCGAACTCGGCCAGTCGATCGTGGTCGAAAATCGCGCCGGCGCCGGCGGGGCGCTCGGTTCGGCGCTGGTCGCGAAAGCCGAGCCCGATGGCTACAGCATTCTCGCCCAGTCGTCGGCGCTGGCGATTGCGCCGGCTATTTTCCCAAGCGCGACCTTCGACGCCACCCGGGATCTCGCCTCGGTGCTGATGATCGGATCCAGCGCCAACGTGATGATCGTGCCGAATGCGCGGCCCTGGAAGACCATCCAGGATTTCATCGCGGACGCCAAAGCCAAACCCGGCTCGATCTCTTTCGGCTCGGTCGGCATTGGCAGCGCCGTGCATATCAGCACCGAAAAATTCCGCTTTGCCGCCGGTATCGAGGCCACGCATGTGCCGTACCGCGCAGGCCCGGAAGTGATCGCCGACATCATCGGCGGGCGGATCGACCTGTATTTCTGCCCGCTCGCGACCGCGCTGCCCCTGATCCGCGACGGCCAGGTGCGCGCGCTGGTGGTCTCGACGGCAAAACGCGTACCCGATCTGCCCGACGTGCCGACGCCGCTCGAGATCGGATTGAAAGATGCCGACAGCGTGATCTGGTTCGGCGTGTTCGTGCCGGCAAAGACGCCGCGCGACATTGTCGAAAAGCTGCATGCGGCCGGCGACAAGGTGCTGACCGATCCGGCGATGCAGGCGAGCCTGAAAAAGCTCGGCATCGAGCCGATGCCGATGAAGCCGGCCGAGATGGACGACCTCGTCAAGCGCGAGACGGCGGCCAATTTCGAGCTGATCAAGGCCGCCGGAATCAAGCCCTAG
- a CDS encoding NADH:flavin oxidoreductase/NADH oxidase: protein MSALFTPIKLRGLTLANRIMVAPMCQYSSVNGEANDWHFTHINSLALSGAAIFCIEATAVEAIGRITPGCLGLYNDATEAALKPILASVRKRSKAAVMIQLAHAGRKASSHTPWDGGQLIPVAEGGWRPEGPSAIPHKEGETPPLAFDAAGLKRVRDAFVAGAKRAERLGIDAIEVHSAHGYLLHQFLSPVANRRTDQYGGSLQNRMRFPLEVFDAVRAAFPHEKPVGLRVSCTDWVEGGWDLAQTIEFAQALKGRGVDWIDASSGGVSPLQKIPLGPGYQVPFAQAIREATGLPTIAVGLITEARQAEEIIASGKADMVALARAMLYDPRWGWHAAAELGGEVSAPPQYWRSQPSTQKALFGATTFGTR, encoded by the coding sequence ATGAGCGCTTTGTTTACCCCGATCAAGCTGCGCGGCCTCACGCTTGCCAACCGCATCATGGTGGCGCCGATGTGCCAGTACTCGTCCGTCAATGGCGAGGCCAATGACTGGCACTTCACCCACATCAATTCGCTGGCGCTGTCGGGGGCCGCGATCTTCTGCATCGAGGCGACCGCAGTGGAGGCGATCGGCCGCATCACGCCGGGCTGCCTCGGTCTCTACAACGATGCGACCGAAGCCGCGCTGAAGCCCATTCTTGCCTCGGTGCGCAAGCGCTCGAAGGCCGCCGTGATGATCCAGCTCGCGCATGCCGGCCGCAAGGCGTCGAGCCATACGCCCTGGGACGGCGGGCAACTGATCCCCGTCGCCGAAGGTGGCTGGCGGCCGGAGGGGCCTTCGGCGATCCCGCACAAGGAAGGCGAGACGCCGCCGCTGGCGTTCGACGCCGCGGGCCTTAAGCGGGTGCGCGACGCTTTCGTGGCGGGTGCGAAGCGCGCCGAGCGGCTCGGCATCGACGCTATCGAAGTACACTCGGCGCACGGCTATCTCCTGCATCAGTTCCTGTCGCCGGTCGCCAACCGGCGCACCGATCAATATGGCGGTAGCTTGCAGAATCGCATGCGCTTTCCGCTCGAAGTGTTCGACGCGGTGCGCGCGGCGTTCCCGCACGAGAAGCCGGTGGGATTGCGCGTGTCCTGCACCGACTGGGTCGAGGGCGGCTGGGATCTGGCGCAGACGATTGAATTCGCACAGGCCTTGAAAGGCCGCGGCGTCGACTGGATCGACGCGTCCTCGGGCGGCGTCTCGCCCTTGCAGAAGATTCCGCTTGGCCCCGGCTACCAGGTGCCGTTCGCGCAGGCGATCCGCGAGGCGACTGGCCTTCCTACCATCGCCGTCGGCCTGATCACGGAAGCCAGGCAGGCTGAGGAGATCATAGCCTCCGGCAAGGCCGACATGGTCGCGCTGGCGCGCGCCATGCTCTACGACCCGCGCTGGGGCTGGCACGCAGCGGCCGAACTCGGCGGCGAAGTTTCCGCCCCGCCGCAATATTGGCGCTCGCAGCCGTCGACGCAGAAGGCGCTGTTCGGCGCCACCACGTTCGGGACAAGGTAG
- a CDS encoding LLM class flavin-dependent oxidoreductase, giving the protein MEIGYFTMPSHPPECGLKEGHDWDLQTLRWLDELGYQEAWIGEHHTAPWEPHPSPDLILAQAFLQTKNIRLGPGGFLLPYHHPAELANRVAVLDHLSEGRLNFGVAASGLPSDWAMFNVDGMSGQNRDMTREALEIILKMWTEDAPWNYKGKFWTVNKPDTMFDFLKPHIKPLQAPHPPIGVAGLSKGSDTLKLAGERGYIPMSLNLNPAYVGSHWESVEIGAAKTGRKPKRSDWRLVREVFIADTDEEAWRLSVGDMMGRMMGEYFLPLLGHFGFKDYLKATPDVADSDVTVEYCARNNWIVGSPATVTEKIEKIYHEVGGFGTLLVFGFDYKHKPEAWHNSLRLLKQEVMPRLKHLDAGLTRAA; this is encoded by the coding sequence ATGGAGATCGGATATTTCACGATGCCGTCTCATCCGCCGGAGTGCGGGTTGAAGGAGGGTCACGACTGGGACCTGCAGACGCTGCGCTGGCTCGATGAGCTCGGCTATCAGGAAGCCTGGATCGGCGAGCACCACACCGCGCCCTGGGAACCGCATCCTTCGCCCGATCTCATTCTTGCGCAGGCGTTTTTGCAGACCAAGAATATCCGTCTCGGCCCCGGCGGCTTCCTGCTGCCCTATCACCACCCGGCCGAACTCGCCAACCGCGTCGCTGTTCTCGATCACCTCTCCGAGGGACGGCTGAATTTCGGCGTCGCCGCAAGCGGCCTGCCGAGCGACTGGGCGATGTTCAACGTCGACGGCATGTCCGGCCAGAACCGCGACATGACGCGGGAGGCGCTGGAGATCATTTTGAAGATGTGGACCGAGGACGCGCCGTGGAACTACAAGGGCAAGTTCTGGACGGTGAACAAGCCCGACACCATGTTCGATTTTCTCAAGCCCCACATCAAGCCGTTGCAGGCGCCGCATCCGCCGATCGGCGTCGCCGGTCTCTCCAAGGGCTCGGACACGCTCAAGCTCGCGGGCGAGCGCGGCTACATTCCGATGAGCCTCAACCTCAATCCCGCTTACGTAGGCAGCCACTGGGAATCGGTCGAGATTGGTGCGGCGAAAACCGGACGCAAGCCGAAGCGCAGCGACTGGCGGCTGGTGCGCGAGGTCTTTATCGCCGACACCGACGAGGAGGCGTGGCGGCTGTCGGTCGGCGACATGATGGGCCGGATGATGGGTGAATATTTCCTGCCGCTGCTCGGCCATTTCGGCTTCAAGGATTATCTCAAGGCCACGCCCGACGTCGCCGACTCCGACGTCACGGTCGAATATTGCGCCCGCAACAACTGGATCGTCGGTTCGCCCGCGACCGTCACCGAGAAGATCGAAAAAATCTATCACGAGGTCGGCGGCTTCGGCACGCTGCTGGTGTTCGGTTTCGACTACAAGCACAAGCCCGAGGCATGGCACAATTCGCTGCGCCTGTTGAAGCAGGAAGTGATGCCGCGGCTGAAGCATCTCGACGCGGGCCTCACCCGCGCGGCGTGA
- a CDS encoding DUF2336 domain-containing protein, with translation MLERSIADEVEAAIKAGSTEKHLDTLKQVTDLFLVSADGYSGEQIELFGDVLERLIRTIELRALADVAARIALAEMSTQFASIKQAPAAVVRRLAHNDEISIARPVLTESSRLTAEDLVELAQTKGEQHLLAISGRWWLTEIVTDALLKRHYPSVSRRLVTNPGARMSASGYAVVLKQAESDPELAIETGIRVDLPADQRQQLLRSATEVVRTRLLSRAPPHLFEEIRNAIAVAAAGANREMSRTRDFTAARRFVAALAKHGKLSEPALLVFAKERKYAETVAALAELSGSTIEVIRPVMQSLRDDGVLIPCRVAGLNWETVAAVLDSRFASGSLGRHELEKAREQYAKLTVENARRLLKFWQVRAADAPPKPN, from the coding sequence ATGTTGGAACGATCGATCGCCGATGAAGTCGAGGCCGCCATCAAGGCCGGCTCGACCGAAAAACATCTGGATACGCTGAAGCAGGTCACCGACCTGTTTCTCGTGTCCGCCGACGGCTATTCCGGCGAACAGATCGAGCTGTTCGGCGACGTGCTGGAACGGCTGATCAGGACCATCGAGCTGCGCGCGCTGGCCGATGTCGCCGCGCGCATCGCGCTCGCCGAAATGAGCACGCAGTTCGCCTCCATCAAGCAGGCGCCCGCGGCCGTGGTCCGCCGCCTGGCGCATAATGACGAGATTTCGATCGCCCGCCCGGTGCTGACCGAATCGTCGCGGCTTACGGCCGAGGATCTCGTCGAGCTCGCGCAAACCAAGGGCGAGCAGCATCTGCTGGCGATCTCCGGGCGCTGGTGGCTGACCGAAATCGTCACCGACGCGCTGCTGAAGCGGCATTATCCTTCCGTCAGCCGGCGGCTTGTCACCAACCCCGGCGCGCGGATGTCGGCGAGCGGCTATGCCGTCGTGCTGAAGCAGGCGGAGAGCGATCCGGAGCTTGCCATCGAGACCGGCATTCGCGTCGACCTGCCGGCCGACCAGCGCCAGCAATTGTTGCGCAGCGCCACCGAGGTCGTGCGCACGCGGCTGTTGTCGCGCGCGCCGCCGCATCTGTTCGAGGAAATCAGGAACGCGATCGCCGTCGCCGCCGCCGGCGCCAACCGCGAAATGTCGCGCACGCGCGATTTCACCGCGGCCCGCCGCTTCGTCGCAGCCCTTGCCAAGCACGGCAAGCTCAGCGAGCCGGCGCTACTGGTTTTCGCGAAAGAGCGGAAATACGCCGAGACGGTCGCTGCACTTGCCGAACTGTCCGGCTCGACCATCGAGGTGATCCGCCCCGTCATGCAGAGCCTGCGCGACGACGGCGTGCTGATCCCCTGCCGCGTCGCCGGCTTGAATTGGGAAACGGTCGCCGCCGTGCTCGACAGCCGCTTCGCCTCCGGCAGCCTGGGCCGCCATGAACTCGAAAAGGCCAGAGAGCAATACGCCAAGCTGACGGTCGAAAACGCCCGCCGCCTGCTGAAATTCTGGCAAGTCCGCGCCGCCGACGCGCCGCCGAAGCCGAATTGA